The Mytilus edulis chromosome 12, xbMytEdul2.2, whole genome shotgun sequence genome contains a region encoding:
- the LOC139498061 gene encoding zinc finger protein 862-like, which translates to MSLQSWLKSPAPLKRKAATSDLENTPPQKKFCKTMSQNSYDWYVKDTFNMWHCVLCRDAKFSNKYSIGHDKPQKTTNHSRHAKSGDHLMAITRQKNTSINTDTGIKDIVVKQMSKDDKVVKLYLKAAYHLAKQEQSKAQFKPLLELLNTTQEVPLDTVAYTSHQSITEFQSVLSSIVKKNKIFDINNSAGFSISIDESTDLANKKRLITFVEYIHNHVKETCFLSNIQISSGTANAEMITNLVLTDLKSNGLDINKLYGISTDGASVMTGKKTGVVVRLREHVPTLIGVHCAAHKCSLATSQAARSITELQSYSRTVSNIFHYFSNSALRSNKLRQIQSLLNLPELKYAEVHSVRWLSLDRAVQVIFRTFPALVVALSHEAASNPTAKGLHNEVTQYRFIMFTHLLLDILPFLTRMSKVFQTESADFSKVQPIVQCTIDALKDMKESAGMYVEALDEFVECVDDRVLYKRKVSESSKKVVDQNVKLNVEGFEGFESDSESETDSEEQVSEVELRYYTQQKGMVKRVLSEYVDGIVGNLEDRFSESDMLSKFSLFVPACIVKAEREGSQTLFKFGMDELTFILDKFEERLGIERVECVSEYRQYKRLVIGNFSNSNLSSCVESVFRNYHEILPNLVKLLELAILIPISSVPCERGFSTQNRILSRLRTSMSNMVLNDLMMISENGPHIYNFDFDEALNEWKGMKARKVYRQ; encoded by the exons ATGTCTCTCCAATCGTGGCTAAAATCGCCAGCTCCGTTAAAACGGAAAGCTGCTACTAGTGATTTGGAAAATACTCCTCCACagaaaaagttttgtaaaactaTGTCTCAGAACTCTTATGACTGGTACGTCAAGGATACTTTCAATATGTGGCATTGTGTTTTGTGTCGGGATGCTAAATTCAGTAATAAATATTCCATAGGACATGACAAGCCTCAGAAAACTACAAACCATTCTAGACATGCAAAAT CTGGTGACCACCTAATGGCTATCACCAGACAGAAGAACACTAGTATCAATACAGACACAGGTATTAAGGATATAGTGGTAAAGCAAATGTCTAAAGATGATAAAGTTGTTAAATTGTATCTAAAAGCTGCATATCACCTTGCCAAGCAAGAACAATCAAAAGCTCAATTTAAGCCACTCttagaattgttaaatacaaCCCAAGAAGTTCCTCTTGACACTGTAGCATACACGAGTCATCAAAGTATCACTGAATTTCAGTCTGTATTGTCAAGTATTGTTAAGAAAAACAAGATTTTCGACATCAACAATTCTGCCGGATTTTCCATATCTATAGATGAATCAACAGATCTCGCCAACAAAAAACGGTTGATAACTTTTGTAGAATATATTCACAACCACGTCAAAGAGACATGCTTTCTGTCAAACATACAGATATCCTCAGGCACCGCCAATGCTGAGATGATAACCAACTTAGTTCTGACCGATCTCAAATCAAATGGCTTAGACATTAACAAACTCTATGGTATCAGTACCGATGGGGCATCAGTGATGACCGGTAAAAAAACAGGTGTTGTAGTAAGGTTAAGGGAACATGTACCAACACTTATAGGGGTTCACTGCGCAGCACACAAGTGTTCATTAGCCACATCACAAGCAGCTAGATCCATAACAGAACTCCAGTCATATTCTAGAACTGTATCAAACATCTTTCACTActtcagcaatagtgctttaaGATCGAACAAATTACGTCAAATACAAAGTCTTCTCAACTTACCAGAACTGAAATATGCAGAGGTACACTCCGTGCGTTGGTTAAGTTTAGATCGTGCTGTGCAAGTAATCTTTAGGACTTTCCCAGCACTCGTAGTTGCTTTGAGTCACGAGGCAGCATCTAACCCTACTGCTAAGGGACTTCATAATGAAGTAACTCAATACAGATTTATTATGTTCACACATTTACTGTTagatattttaccatttttaacTAGAATGTCTAAAGTTTTTCAGACTGAAAGTGCTGATTTCAGCAAGGTGCAACCCATTGTTCAGTGTACAATAGATGCTTTGAAAGATATGAAAGAGAGTGCAGGTATGTACGTTGAGGCATTAGATGAGTTTGTTGAGTGTGTAGATGACAGGGTTTTGTATAAAAGGAAGGTGAGTGAAAGTAGTAAGAAAGTTGTAGACCAGAATGTAAAGTTGAATGTTGAGGGGTTTGAAGGATTTGAGAGTGACTCTGAGAGTGAGACTGATAGTGAGGAGCAGGTAAGCGAGGTAGAGTTGAGGTATTACACACAGCAGAAGGGCATGGTTAAGAGAGTATTGTCAGAGTATGTAGATGGCATTGTGGGTAATCTAGAAGATAGGTTTAGTGAGAGTGATATGCTCAGTAAGTTTTCTTTGTTTGTACCTGCTTGTATTGTTAAGGCAGAGAGAGAGGGTAGCCAGACTTTGTTCAAATTTGGCATGGATGAACTAACCTTCATCCTTGACAAATTTGAAGAACGTCTTGGTATAGAGAGAGTAGAGTGTGTGTCAGAGTACAGGCAGTATAAGAGGTTAGTTATTGGGAACTTCAGCAATTCAAACTTGTCTTCATGTGTGGAATCAGTTTTCAGAAATTATCATGAGATCCTTCCAAACCTTGTCAAGCTCCTAGAATTGGCTATTTTAATACCAATTTCTAGTGTGCCTTGTGAGAGGGGATTTTCTACTCAGAATAGGATTCTGAGTAGATTAAGAACCTCCATGTCTAACATGGTTTTGAATGATCTCATGATGATTTCTGAGAATGGACCTCACATTTACAATTTTGACTTTGATGAAGCTCTCAATGAGTGGAAGGGTATGAAAGCTAGAAAAGTTTACAGACAGTAA